The Chlorocebus sabaeus isolate Y175 chromosome 9, mChlSab1.0.hap1, whole genome shotgun sequence genome includes a window with the following:
- the LOC119619378 gene encoding kinetochore protein Spc24 isoform X2 has translation MAAFRDIEEVSQGLLSLLGANRAEAQQRRLLGRHEQVVERLLETQDGAEQQLREILTMEKEVAQNLLNAKEQVHQGGVELQQLEAGLQEAGEEDAHLKASLLQLTRELEELKEIEADLERQEKEVDEDTTVTIPSAVYVAQLYHQISWPSFIQGVCLSATVCPDSARHQRDKTQVTWLSSHC, from the exons ATGGCCGCTTTCCGCGACATAGAGGAGGTGAGCCAGGGGTTGCTCAGCCTGCTGGGCGCCAACCGCGCCGAGGCGCAGCAGAGACGGCTGCTGGGGCGCCACGAGCAGGTGGTAGAGCGGCTGCTGGAGACGCAAGACGGTGCCGAGCAGCAGCTGCGAG AGATCCTCACCATGGAAAAGGAAGTGGCCCAGAACCTTCTCAACGCAAAAGAGCAGGTGCACCAGGGAGGCGTGGAGCTGCAGCAGCTGGAAGCCGGGCTTCAGGAGGCCGGGGAGGAGGACGCCCATCTGAAGGCCAGCCTCCT TCAGCTCACCAGAGAGCTGGAAGAGCTCAAGGAGATCGAGGCAGATCTGGAGCGACAGGAGAAGGAGGTCGACGAGGACACGACAGTCACAATCCCCTCGGCCGT GTACGTGGCTCAACTTTACCACCAAATTA GCTGGCCCTCATTCATTCAGGGGGTATGTTTGAGTGCCACGGTGTGCCCAGACTCTGCTAGGCACCAGAGAGACAAGACACAAGTGACGTGGCTCTCCTCCCACTGCTGA
- the LOC119619378 gene encoding kinetochore protein Spc24 isoform X3, translated as MAAFRDIEEVSQGLLSLLGANRAEAQQRRLLGRHEQVVERLLETQDGAEQQLREILTMEKEVAQNLLNAKEQVHQGGVELQQLEAGLQEAGEEDAHLKASLLQLTRELEELKEIEADLERQEKEVDEDTTVTIPSAVYVAQLYHQLLEWPQLSNQRESTYPCQACSFTSVARWDR; from the exons ATGGCCGCTTTCCGCGACATAGAGGAGGTGAGCCAGGGGTTGCTCAGCCTGCTGGGCGCCAACCGCGCCGAGGCGCAGCAGAGACGGCTGCTGGGGCGCCACGAGCAGGTGGTAGAGCGGCTGCTGGAGACGCAAGACGGTGCCGAGCAGCAGCTGCGAG AGATCCTCACCATGGAAAAGGAAGTGGCCCAGAACCTTCTCAACGCAAAAGAGCAGGTGCACCAGGGAGGCGTGGAGCTGCAGCAGCTGGAAGCCGGGCTTCAGGAGGCCGGGGAGGAGGACGCCCATCTGAAGGCCAGCCTCCT TCAGCTCACCAGAGAGCTGGAAGAGCTCAAGGAGATCGAGGCAGATCTGGAGCGACAGGAGAAGGAGGTCGACGAGGACACGACAGTCACAATCCCCTCGGCCGT GTACGTGGCTCAACTTTACCA TCAGCTCCTAGAGTGGCCTCAGCTCAGTAACCAACGGGAGTCGACTTATCCATGCCAGGCCTGCAGTTTCACATCTGTGGCAAGATGGGACAGATGA
- the LOC119619378 gene encoding kinetochore protein Spc24 isoform X1 — MAAFRDIEEVSQGLLSLLGANRAEAQQRRLLGRHEQVVERLLETQDGAEQQLREILTMEKEVAQNLLNAKEQVHQGGVELQQLEAGLQEAGEEDAHLKASLLQLTRELEELKEIEADLERQEKEVDEDTTVTIPSAVYVAQLYHQISKIEWDYECEPGMIKGIHHGPSVAQPIHLDSTQLSRKFISDYLWSLVDTEW, encoded by the exons ATGGCCGCTTTCCGCGACATAGAGGAGGTGAGCCAGGGGTTGCTCAGCCTGCTGGGCGCCAACCGCGCCGAGGCGCAGCAGAGACGGCTGCTGGGGCGCCACGAGCAGGTGGTAGAGCGGCTGCTGGAGACGCAAGACGGTGCCGAGCAGCAGCTGCGAG AGATCCTCACCATGGAAAAGGAAGTGGCCCAGAACCTTCTCAACGCAAAAGAGCAGGTGCACCAGGGAGGCGTGGAGCTGCAGCAGCTGGAAGCCGGGCTTCAGGAGGCCGGGGAGGAGGACGCCCATCTGAAGGCCAGCCTCCT TCAGCTCACCAGAGAGCTGGAAGAGCTCAAGGAGATCGAGGCAGATCTGGAGCGACAGGAGAAGGAGGTCGACGAGGACACGACAGTCACAATCCCCTCGGCCGT GTACGTGGCTCAACTTTACCACCAAATTAGTAAAATTGAGTGGGATTATGAGTGTGAACCAGGGATGATCAAAGGCA TCCATCATGGCCCCAGTGTGGCCCAGCCCATCCACCTGGACAGCACCCAGCTCTCCAGGAAATTCATCAGCGACTACCTCTGGAGCCTCGTGGACACCGAGTGGTAG